A part of Natator depressus isolate rNatDep1 chromosome 18, rNatDep2.hap1, whole genome shotgun sequence genomic DNA contains:
- the MAD2L2 gene encoding mitotic spindle assembly checkpoint protein MAD2B — MTTLTRQDLNFGQVVADVLSEFLEVAVHLILYVREVYPIGIFQKRKKYNVPVQMSCHPELNQYIQDTLHCVKPLLEKNDVEKVVVVILDKEHHPVERFVFEITQPPLLSISSDSLLSHVEQLLRAFILKISVCDAVLDNNPPGCTFTVLVHTREAATRNMEKIQVIKDFPWILADEQDVHMHDPRLIPLKTMTSDILKMQLYVEERAHKGT; from the exons ATGACCACCCTCACTCGGCAGGATCTCAACTTTGGACAAG TGGTTGCAGATGTTCTCTCCGAGTTTCTTGAAGTGGCTGTTCACCTCATCCTTTATGTTAGAGAAGTTTACCCCATTGGGATCtttcagaagaggaaaaaatacaatGTACCAGTCCAG ATGTCCTGTCATCCAGAGCTGAATCAGTACATCCAGGACACGCTGCACTGTGTGAAGCCACTGTTAGAGAAG AATGATGTGGAGAAGGTGGTGGTAGTAATCCTGGATAAAGAGCACCATCCAGTGGAGAGATTTGTCTTTGAGATCACTCAGCCACCTCTACTTTCCATCAG cTCAGACTCGCTGCTGTCCCATGTGGAGCAGTTGCTCCGTGCCTTCATCCTGAAGATTAGCGTGTGTGATGCCGTGCTTGACAACAACCCCCCAG GCTGCACCTTCACTGTCCTGGTTCATACGCGGGAGGCTGCCACACGAAACATGGAGAAGATCCAGGTGATAAAG GATTTCCCATGGATCCTGGCAGATGAACAGGACGTGCACATGCATGACCCCCGGCTAATCCCCCTGAAGACCATGACCTCAGATATCTTAAAG ATGCAGCTTTATGTAGAAGAAAGAGCCCACAAAGGTACCTGA
- the LOC142000737 gene encoding F-box only protein 6-like, whose amino-acid sequence MANIGDLPEDVLVELFSLVPARELICNCRLVCVLWRDVINLATVWKRKCQREGFNHEKWDKTVQDWKIFYFLCSLKKNLLKNPCAEESFQFWNLKPNEGDKWKVEDLPGHHGRDFPSSQVRKYFVTSYGKCLKSQLINLKEEGYWDQLMDEIRPDIMVKDWYAARFDCGCCYELSVQLLSADYIVLHEFRPEPVVIEQWSDAEWREISYTFHNYKAGVRHILFKHGGQDTQFWAGWYGCRVTNSSITIEPGMSP is encoded by the exons ATGGCAAACATCGGTGACCTGCCCGAAGATGTCCTGGTGGAACTCTTTTCCCTGGTCCCCGCCCGGGAGCTGATCTGTAACTGCCGGCTTGTCTGTGTCCTATGGCGGGATGTGATCAACTTAGCCACTGTGTGGAAACGCAAGTGCCAGCGGGAGGGTTTTAATCATGAGAAGTGGGACAAGACTGTCCAGGACTGGAAGATCTTCTACTTCCTCTGCAGCCTGAAGAAAAACTTACTCAAAAATCCCTGTGCTGAAG AGAGCTTTCAGTTCTGGAATCTGAAACCGAACGAGGGAGATAAATGGAAAGTTGAGGACCTGCCTGGGCATCACGGAAGAGACTTTCCCAGCTCACAAGTGCGCAAATATTTTGTCACCTCTTACGG GAAGTGTCTAAAGTCTCAGCTCATTAACCTAAAGGAAGAGGGTTACTGGGATCAGCTGATGGATGAAATACGGCCTGATATTATGGTCAAGGATTG gtATGCTGCCAGGTTTGACTGTGGGTGCTGTTATGAACTCTCTGTGCAGCTGCTCTCTGCAGACTACATCGTCCTTCACGAGTTCCGACCCGAACCAGTAGTCATAGAGCAATGGAGTGATGCTGAGTGGAGAGAG ATCTCTTACACCTTCCACAACTACAAGGCTGGAGTTCGTCACATCCTGTTCAAACACGGAGGACAGGACACCCAGTTCTGGGCAGGATGGTATGGGTGCAGAGTGACAAACAGCAGCATCACCATTGAGCCAGGGATGTCACCATAG
- the FBXO2 gene encoding F-box only protein 2, with amino-acid sequence MDSLPEAVLIQILASIPAVELVLACRLVCCQWKNLVDGAALWTLKCQQDGFTGAEPKEEAENWQTFYFLSQRKRNLIKNPCGEENLEHWGEVENGGDGWKIEDLPGDFGKEFPSDGVHKYFVTSYEWCRKSQVIDLRAEGYWEELMDTTQPKIVVKDWYAGRSDAGCLYQLHVKLLSEHEDVLAEYQSDTVAIPQDNAASWTELSHTFSDYGPGARFVRFEHGGQDTLFWKGWYGVRVTNSSVMVEPYLGHGPSS; translated from the exons ATGGACTCCCTCCCCGAAGCCGTCCTGATCCAGATCCTGGCCTCCATCCCCGCGGTGGAGCTGGTGCTGGCGTGCCGCCTGGTCTGCTGCCAGTGGAAGAACCTCGTGGATGGAGCAGCTCTCTGGACCCTGAAGTGTCAGCAGGATGGCTTCACCGGGGCAGAGCCTAAAGAGGAGGCCGAGAACTGGCAAACATTCTACTTCCTGAGTCAGAGGAAGAGGAATTTAATCAAGAACCCCTGCGGCGAAG AGAATTTAGAGCACTGGGGGGAAGTGGAGAACGGAGGTGATGGCTGGAAAATTGAGGACCTGCCGGGAGACTTTGGAAAAGAATTTCCCAGTGATGGAGTCCACAAATACTTCGTCACCTCCTACGA GTGGTGCCGCAAGTCTCAGGTCATCGACCTCAGGGCTGAGGGTTACTGGGAGGAGCTGATGGACACAACCCAGCCTAAAATTGTGGTAAAGGACTG GTACGCGGGTCGCAGCGACGCCGGCTGCCTCTACCAGCTGCACGTGAAGCTGCTGTCGGAGCACGAGGACGTCCTGGCCGAGTACCAGAGCGACACCGTCGCCATTCCGCAGGACAACGCTGCCAGCTGGACCGAG CTCTCCCACACCTTCTCTGACTACGGCCCCGGGGCTCGCTTTGTGCGCTTTGAACACGGAGGCCAGGACACACTCTTCTGGAAAGGATGGTACGGGGTCCGCGTGACCAACAGCAGTGTGATGGTGGAGCCCTACCTGGGCCATGGCCCCTCAAGCTAG